Proteins encoded by one window of Streptococcus sanguinis:
- a CDS encoding DUF421 domain-containing protein produces the protein MTLNFLEILIKLALGLFSLVFVINVTGKGNLAPNSAIDQIQNYVLGGIIGGVIYNSSINILQYAVILIMWTILVLSLKCLNNNVRAVKHLIDGKPTTLIKHGELSPEACRSVGLSAADVALKLRSQGIFQLKQVKRAVLEQNGQLIIVQAGEENPKYPLITDGVVQIDILESIDKTEEWLVDRLAKDGYTDISNIFIAEYESGNLNVVTY, from the coding sequence ATGACATTGAATTTTCTTGAAATCCTAATTAAACTAGCGCTGGGGCTTTTCTCACTAGTTTTTGTCATCAACGTGACGGGAAAAGGAAACCTGGCGCCTAATTCAGCGATCGACCAGATTCAAAACTATGTTCTTGGTGGTATTATCGGTGGGGTGATTTACAATAGCTCCATTAACATCCTCCAGTATGCGGTCATTCTCATCATGTGGACCATCCTGGTCTTAAGCCTGAAGTGTCTCAATAACAATGTCCGTGCGGTCAAGCATCTGATTGATGGTAAGCCGACAACGTTGATTAAGCATGGAGAACTGAGTCCCGAAGCCTGCCGTTCTGTTGGTCTTTCAGCAGCAGATGTAGCTTTGAAGTTGCGCAGCCAAGGTATTTTTCAGCTCAAGCAGGTCAAGCGAGCGGTTTTGGAGCAAAACGGCCAACTCATCATCGTACAGGCTGGTGAAGAGAATCCTAAATATCCCCTTATCACAGATGGTGTTGTCCAAATTGATATTCTGGAGTCTATTGATAAAACAGAAGAGTGGCTGGTGGATAGACTGGCTAAAGATGGATACACCGATATTTCAAATATCTTCATTGCTGAGTATGAAAGCGGCAATTTGAATGTTGTGACCTATTAA
- a CDS encoding DUF3290 family protein: MKFYSYDYVLSQISQQNWVTVALSVLLLLVTGFFAFKAYRNKRDSKFRELAIISVLALVAMVLIGISNFQTDQDSNNQFQTSLHFIEVISEDLGVDKSEVYVNTSAATDGAILKVGKNFYRAMSGSEPDKYLLEKINLHKTTDIEIVEVEK, translated from the coding sequence ATGAAATTCTATTCTTATGATTATGTTTTGAGTCAGATTAGCCAGCAAAACTGGGTGACAGTTGCGCTTTCTGTCTTGCTGTTGCTTGTGACAGGTTTTTTTGCTTTTAAGGCCTATCGCAATAAGCGTGATTCAAAATTTCGAGAACTAGCCATCATCTCTGTTTTGGCCTTGGTGGCCATGGTCTTGATTGGCATTAGCAATTTTCAGACTGACCAAGACTCTAACAACCAGTTTCAAACCTCTCTGCATTTTATTGAGGTTATTTCAGAAGACTTGGGTGTGGATAAGTCGGAGGTCTATGTCAATACTTCAGCCGCGACGGATGGAGCGATTTTGAAGGTCGGAAAGAACTTTTATCGGGCTATGAGCGGCAGTGAGCCGGATAAATATCTGCTTGAAAAAATTAACTTGCATAAGACGACAGATATAGAAATAGTGGAGGTTGAAAAATGA
- the nth gene encoding endonuclease III yields MVLSKKRARHVIEEIIALFPDAKPSLDFRNHFELLVAVMLSAQTTDAAVNKATPALFEAYSSPQEMAAASEADIAKYISRLGLYRNKAKFLKKCAQQLLDDFDGQVPQTRAELESLAGVGRKTANVVMSVGFGVPAFAVDTHVERICKHHDIVKKSATPLEVEKRVMDVLPPERWLPAHQAMIYFGRAICHPKNPECDHYPQLYNFKDI; encoded by the coding sequence ATGGTTTTATCAAAAAAACGGGCTCGTCATGTGATTGAAGAGATTATTGCTCTTTTCCCTGACGCCAAGCCCAGTCTGGATTTTCGCAATCACTTTGAGCTTTTGGTAGCGGTCATGCTGTCGGCTCAGACGACGGATGCTGCTGTCAATAAGGCAACGCCGGCTTTATTTGAAGCCTATTCAAGTCCGCAGGAGATGGCTGCGGCTAGTGAAGCAGATATTGCTAAATACATCTCCCGTCTGGGTCTCTATCGAAACAAGGCTAAGTTTTTGAAGAAATGTGCCCAGCAGCTTTTGGACGACTTTGACGGTCAAGTACCACAAACGCGGGCAGAATTGGAGAGTTTAGCGGGAGTTGGTCGCAAGACGGCCAATGTAGTCATGAGTGTGGGATTTGGCGTTCCAGCCTTTGCTGTCGATACCCATGTGGAGCGCATCTGCAAGCACCATGATATCGTTAAAAAGTCGGCAACGCCACTGGAAGTAGAAAAGCGAGTTATGGATGTCCTTCCACCGGAACGTTGGCTGCCAGCCCATCAGGCCATGATTTACTTTGGACGTGCCATCTGCCATCCTAAAAATCCCGAGTGCGATCACTATCCGCAACTCTATAACTTTAAAGACATTTAA
- a CDS encoding exodeoxyribonuclease III, producing MKLISWNIDSLNAALTSDSARAQLSQAVLQTLQAENADVIAIQETKLSASGPTKKHLEILTNLFPDYENTWRSSQEPARKGYAGTMFLYKKELTPTVTFPEIGAPSTMDVEGRIITLEFDGFFVTQVYTPNAGDGLKRLDDRQVWDAKYAEYLATLDEQKPVLATGDYNVAHKEIDLANPASNRRSPGFTDEERAGFTNLLAKGFTDTFRHLHGDIPNQYTWWAQRSKTSKINNTGWRIDYWLTSNRVADKVTKSDMIDSGARQDHTPIVMEIEL from the coding sequence ATGAAACTCATCTCTTGGAACATTGACTCTCTCAACGCTGCATTGACCAGTGATTCTGCCCGAGCTCAGCTCTCTCAAGCAGTCCTTCAAACCTTGCAAGCAGAAAATGCAGATGTTATCGCCATTCAGGAAACAAAACTGTCTGCGTCTGGCCCAACAAAAAAACACTTGGAAATTTTGACAAATCTTTTCCCAGACTATGAAAACACTTGGCGCTCCTCCCAAGAGCCGGCCCGCAAAGGCTATGCAGGAACCATGTTCCTCTACAAAAAAGAACTGACGCCAACCGTAACCTTCCCAGAAATCGGCGCTCCGTCAACCATGGATGTTGAAGGCCGCATCATTACGCTGGAATTTGACGGTTTCTTTGTCACACAGGTCTATACGCCTAATGCTGGCGATGGCCTCAAACGTTTGGATGACCGTCAAGTCTGGGATGCCAAATACGCTGAATACTTGGCAACACTAGATGAACAAAAACCAGTACTTGCAACTGGTGACTATAATGTGGCCCACAAGGAAATCGACTTGGCCAATCCAGCCAGCAACCGCCGTTCACCAGGCTTTACTGACGAAGAGCGCGCTGGCTTCACCAACCTGCTGGCTAAAGGCTTCACCGATACCTTCCGCCACTTACACGGCGATATCCCTAACCAATACACTTGGTGGGCGCAGCGTAGCAAGACTTCTAAAATCAACAATACAGGCTGGAGAATCGACTACTGGCTGACAAGCAACCGTGTAGCTGACAAGGTGACCAAGTCTGATATGATTGACTCCGGTGCGCGCCAAGACCACACACCGATTGTCATGGAGATTGAGCTCTAA
- a CDS encoding bleomycin resistance protein: protein MDYQAVIPEFVVSNIEKSRHFYCDLLGFSVQYERPEEKFLFLSLEDCQLMLEEGSVEELAQLTYPFGRGVNISFGIEDVPQLHQKLLEADYPIHRPLTKREFRVGDSFIYPHEFAILDPDGYFLRFSE from the coding sequence ATGGACTATCAAGCTGTCATTCCCGAATTTGTGGTATCCAACATCGAAAAGTCGCGCCACTTCTACTGCGACTTGCTGGGATTCTCTGTCCAATATGAGCGTCCAGAGGAGAAATTTCTCTTCCTCTCACTTGAAGACTGCCAACTTATGCTAGAAGAAGGCAGCGTAGAAGAATTAGCCCAACTAACCTATCCTTTCGGGCGCGGTGTCAATATTTCCTTTGGCATTGAAGATGTCCCTCAGCTCCACCAAAAACTACTGGAAGCTGACTATCCCATCCATCGTCCTCTGACGAAAAGAGAATTTCGAGTGGGAGATAGCTTTATTTATCCCCATGAATTTGCGATTTTGGATCCAGATGGTTATTTTTTAAGATTTAGTGAATAA